In Dehalococcoidia bacterium, the genomic stretch GTGGGAATCGGAGGAGACCCGATCATTGGCTCGAATTTCGTTGATATTCTGGACCTCTTCCAGAAAGACCCCGATACCGAGGCCATCGTGATGATCGGAGAGATCGGCGGTTCTGCCGAGCAGGAGGCAGCCGCCTTCATCCAAAAGAACGTGACCAAGCCAATGGCCTCCTTCATTGCCGGCAGTGCTGCCCCTCCGGGGCGGCGGATGGGACATGCCGGTGCCATTATCACCGGAACTGCCGGACGCGCTTCTGAGAAGAAAAAGGCTTTGGCAGCCGTGGGTGTGAAGATTGCCGATAGCCCGGCCGAAATTCCCGCGAAGATTAAAGAAGCAATGGCTGCTCGATGAACTCGCGAGGAGGTCGCCCCAATTGAACCGGGCGACCTCCTCTTAAGCAATTGACAAACCGGTCCCAATCGCCTAAAGTGTCCGTATCCACTCACGGTATCCTTATGACACATGGCACATGAGCATCGCCCACCTGGGCCTGTCTGGAGTATCATCATCCGCCTCGCAGTGAATGCGGACGCTCTTTGTACGGCCGCATGGTTGATACCGGGCATCCATCTTGATGGATGGAAAGCTATCGTTATCGCTGCCCTCATCTTTGGCCTGATCAACACGTTCATTAAGCCTTTGATCTCAATTGTCACCTGTCTGTTTCAAGTCCTTACCCTGGGATTGTTCACTTTCGTCATCAACGCCGGTATGTTGTACCTGACATCGTGGTTAACCCAGCAGCTGGACTTGACTTTCACCATCGATAATTTCTGGTCGGCTCTGGTGGGCGCTGTCATCGTCAGTGTAGTCAGCTTCATTCTCACCAAGATTCTGCCATAATTCCACAGTCTCTCAACGATGCCGCCCTAGGAAACATCACATCACCCGCTAGTAAACAAGAGATCGAATTGCCCCCACTGGCTTGCACCTGTTAGCGCACCAGCATATAATCCCAACAGAAGGCTTTGAAGGGCACCTCATTGGACAATGACATCATCCAAGCAGAAATAGCCCTTGTTCACCACGCTAAAATGGGTGACAGGGAAGCGTTCGGACAGCTCATGGAAAATCATGCGCCCCGAGCCTATCGCCTCGCGTTCACCATTCTACAGAACCAGAGCGACGCTGAGGATGTGGTGCAAGAAGCATTTATCACGGCATATAAATCGATCAGTAAGCTGGAAAAGGAAGGCTCCTTCGTTTCATGGCTCAGCCGCATCGTTACCACCAGGGCTTACGATCTTCTGCGAAAAAAGCACCGGAATAATAAGACGATTGAAGAATCGACTTCCCAATTCAAGATGGAGCTTTCTCAAGGTATCACCAACCGCCGAGAGACCTCTCACGATTTCGATCTAGACCTTCGTGAAGCCATCAAAAGGCTGCCGGAAACTCATCGGGTGGTTGTCATGCTGCGCTACTCCGAGGATGCCACCACTGACGAAATCGCCGTTACGCTGAATCGCCCGGCGGGGACTATCCGCAGAATACTGAGCGAATCATACGGCTTGTTACGTCTTTATCTACAGAGGGACGATAATCCATGAAATGCGATAGAGCCAAGGAAGGATTTCAGAACTATATAGAAGGGGTGCTCACCGGAAGGGATCTTCTGGCACTCGAAGACCATCTCCGAAGCTGTCCGGATTGCCGCCAGGAACTGGACAGCTTGACGCAATTGGATGCTCGTCTAAGGCAAGAAGTTCCCTCATATTGGCAGAGCATCGAGCCTTCTGAAGGGTTCATGGCGCGGCTCAAACAGATTGAGATAGAACCCAAACCGGCTCCTGCCTTCAAGCCATTCGAGGGACTTTCAGCCCTGTGGGGCAAACACCGCACGGCATTAGCAGCAGGGCTAGCCGTCTGCATGGTAATCGTTCTGGCTCTGAGTGTTCCACAGTTTTTATCCTCGGGTGATGATGACGAATCCGAAATCGTCTCAAAGAATCTTACGCAAGGTGAATCAGCTACGAGCACCAATGATCGAATGCTCACGGACACAGGCGCATTAGGGGGGGATGCCGGAGCGCCTGGACCAGACGGAACTTCAGCATTGGTAACTCTTTCCCCTTCCGTGAGTGCCTCTGGCAGTGGGTTCACGATACCGTCGACAACACTGCCCCCAGAAGCGTCTCCCGCAATCAATTACACTGCCGAACAAGCATTGGCCTTAGAGATTGCTCTAGCGGATCCGAATGTCCAACAAGCTCTCCGAAACCGGGGGGGCGAAGATATCCAAATGTTTAGCGTCATAGATTTTGATTGCACCGGGACTACAGTAGTCCTGGAAAGCGAAAAGGCTGATCCCCAAGAACCTCCACTCTATATCCTTGCCTGTGTAAACCTGGATGATGGCAAGGTAATTGACTTTGTGTTGGCCCCCAACGAACTTCCTGCCACAATACCCGAACCCCCTACTACACCCACACCTTCACCGCTCTTCCCGGAACCATCCCAGTAAAATAGGATGGCGTCGGCAAGGCAAACTCCGCTAAAGAGACTTCTCTCTGATCTCAATCCCCCTGTTCGCGTTTCTGCCGCTTCAGGTATCCTTTGCCCGCCACCCAAGAAACTTCACATCTTTTGCACAAAATTCTACCCAATGTTTACCTTTCCTTAACTCGACCTTTACTATCGTTAACCAGTACTTTTACCTTGATGCGATAGGATAAAAGTACTAAGGGGAAGACCACCTCAAAACAAGCCCAAGTCCTTTTATCGACCGGAATGAGGTTAAGAGGTGAGGAGAGCCTGTATGAAATTGCAGACCACAAACAAGACCAGGGGAGCAAAAATGGAATCAAGCGTGATGATCATCGGCGATGAAGAGATTGCCAGCAGCAATCTTGCCTCGCTTCTCGAAGAAGCGGGCATCAAGGTTGCAGCGGCCTGCAATTGGACCTCGTGCCTTGAGAATCTGCGAGAGATATCACCCAGCGTTGTGATTGTGGAGGAAGAATCAGGTTCGGAAGGATGGGAAATTGCTTCCCAAATCCGCCGTGAATCTGATATCCCCATCGTCATATTGGGCACGATCAATAGTGAATTGGCCTGGGTTAAAGCGGCTGCACATGGCATCGATTGTTATCTGGCAAGGCCCTTCGGACCGACGGAGTTGGTAGCTAGGCTGAAATCTCTCATTCGTCGCCATGAGAGCATCCAGCAGAAACCTCAGCATGTTGGAAGCTATGAAGTGGCTTCTTGAAACGGTAAAGAGCACAAATGAGCCATTCATCAACCGAATTAGACATTAGTTCAAAAACAGTGGCTCACTGACCGAATTTTACAAGAACCGGGGATTTGGGAGCATGCAATATTCCGCACCAGCAGCATTGCTGTTGGTGCGCTTTGTGGTGACAGCCAGAGCAGCCAAGGTTAAGCAACTCTGAGCTTCGCTTCCCTCAAATTCGAAGAGATCGACAGGAGAGCATCATGGGAAACGAAAGAAGAAGGCGGTTGTGGGATCGTGAATTCGATGTGGTCAAAGACGGGCTGGATGAAGCCCAGGTAATTGCCTATGTTGAAGAACTGCATCGGAAATATGATGAGGCCCAGCAAATTCATGTGCCTGACTTCGCCCAAAAGCAGCGCGCCGAAGACACGCTAGCTGATGCCGAAAAGATCGCTCGCGAGATAGAGGAGCAATCAAGAATTAAAGCGCTCGAAATGATCACTGAAGCGGAAGCGAAGCTACAGGAAGTGCTGAAGGCCAAGAAGATCACAGAAACAAAGGCACAATCTATAGCAATTGATATCATCGCCAAGGCTGAAAAGAAGAGACAGTTAATTGAAGAGGAAGCGCAGGCAATTATCGAAACAGCTAGCAGAGAAGCAGCCCGTACCCGAAACGCAGCTCGACATCCCACACACACAGAACCCGCGATCGTTCCAGATATTCACAAGCCTTCAGAAAGGCCAAATAAACAGATAGCCGATATCCGATCAGAGGATTTAAATGATTCCCAGGAATTTGGAGCAAGTGCAGGTGAAACACCTCAGGAGATACATCGCGTCCTGACGAAACAATCAACAAATCACTCTCTCGCCGAAGGGGCAGTCAAGGAAAGACTGGAGGCCGAAGACTCGATATCCCAGAGATTCAGGCTTGGTCTAGCACATGTTCTGGGATGGATCAGGGGACAACCGTTCGAATAGGATTTCTCTACCCGTGACCGCGAGTCCTCATAAGAGAGATCAATCCGGTCTGGTGAACCCCATATACCGCATCCTCAGATCAACACCTTCGCCATGGCAATTTGAGACTCGCTTACCGTCACACACACCTTGGATCACTCCGCAGAGACCACGTCGCCCCTTTTCTACTAATGAACCCAGATCGCTGCATATTTATCCCCCGGATATCCGAGTCTCACATGCTTTTCAGGAAGGTGATGATTTCATCAATATCAGGCAACTGGCTTATCTCATAGACTGAGAGAGTCTGTTCCAGATTACCAGCCGAATTTGTCGTCGGGTTGCCCGACCCTTCAATCAATGCGATAATCAATCCTGGGACAGCAGACAATGTGATGCGAAAAAGCGCGGGAAGGTGATCATATGGCCAGGATAATCGCAGTGTGCCGCAGCAACACCAAAGGCGTTCCCAAAGAGCCGATCTCTCAGGGGGTCATCGAACTCGGCGGACTTCAGGGAGACGCCCACGCCGATTGCAGTACCCATCGTCAGGTAAGCCTGCTGGCCATCGAGAGCATCGAGAAGATGAGAAAGCTGGGCATGGATTTGAAGCCAGGGGATTTCGCCGAGAACCTCACCACCGAAGGAATAAACCTTGCGGCACTTGCTCCAGGCACACGAATCACTGTGGGGAAGGAGGTCGTTCTGGAAATCACCCAGATCGGCAAGGAGTGCCACTCCGGTTGTGCTATCATGAAACAGATAGGGAAGTGTATAATGCCAAAGGAGGGGGTTTTTGCCCGGGTTATCACGGAAGGAATCGTAAAGGCAGGAGATGCAATAGAATCCGTGTAGCCTATATGGAGTGCACAAATGGCTGAGGGGACTGAAAAAGTATCGATACTCAGGATAACTGATACCGAACGAGTAGAGACGGATGACGTGGTGGCTACGGAATTTCCGCTGACCATCATTCTCAATGGCCAGGAACTGGTGACCATGCTCTGCTCCCCGGACAAGATGAAATACCTGGCAATTGGATTTCTTGCCTCCGAAGGATTGATCAACACCAGGGCGGATATTAAGAAAGTTCTCGCGGATGAGCGCCAGGGGATCGTACGGGTGGAAACGGAGAGCGCGACACCCATCGATACTGGGGCCATCTTCAAAAGGTTCATCACTTCGGGTTGCGGAAAGGGGACCACTTTTTACTCAGTGGCCGATGCTAACAAACAGTCAAAAGTCGAATCGAAGACCATGATTTCCGCAGATCAAGTCTTCGCGCTGATGAGGGGATTCCGACAACGCTCCGAACTTTTCAGAGACACCGGTGGGGTTCACTCTGCCGCCCTCTCCGATGGAGAGACCATTCTTGTCTTCAGCGATGATGTGGGTAGGCACAATGCCGTCGATAAAATATTCGGCGAATGTCTCTGGGAGGAAATTCCAACCCGGGACCGAATCATCCTTACAAGCGGCCGAATATCTTCCGAGGTATTATTCAAAACGGCAAGAGCGGCGATTCCCATTATCATCTCCAAATCTGCTCCCACCAATATCGCCATACGCACCGCCTCGAATCTTGGGATTACGCTCATTGGCTTTGTCAGAGGCAAGCGAATGAATATCTATGCCAATAGCTGGCGAATATCGAATGGCCAAACGCCACAAAGCGCTGACAACGATGATGCTGAGAATCAAACAGCGCTGAAATATTGATGTAACAATTTAGCGGCATAATTATGTGCACGAGATTGTTGGGTATGATAGAGAGGATTCAATTGATCAGGGAGAAGAAAGAGTGACAACGCGTGTTGTGGTTATTGGCGGTAACATCGAAGGGGTGCAAGCGGCCCTGGATGTGGCCAACTGTAGAATAGAAGTCAGCCTGATTGAGCAATCCCCATCATTGCAGCAACTGCATGACGAGGAAGAGTCTGTATTGCTCCGTCCTAAGCTTCTGGAAGCAGCCCGTCACCCCAATATCCGTATCTTTACGGGCGTGGATATCGAGCAAACGGAAGGGGAAAAGGGCTCATTCCGAATAAAGGCATCCCAATCCCCGAGATATGTCAAAGCGGAAGATTGCACAAGCTGCGGGCGATGTCAGCTGGCTTGCCCAGTGAATTTATCTTCGCCACATGAAAGGGATATTCACAAGGCCATCCATCGTCCCGACTCGGGCTTGAAATCCGTGCCCTCAACCTGCCTCGTGGACAAAAACGGCGTACCGCCGTGTACCGCCGCTTGCCCCGCCGGGGTTAATGTTCAGGGATACGTGGCCCTGATCTCCAAGGGCAAGCATAAAGAGGCTCTGGCCCTAATCAGGGAGGCGGTCCCGTTCCCTCACATCCTGGGCCGGATATGCACCCATCCCTGCGAGACCGCATGCACCCGGGGAAAGATCGATCAGCCGATAGGCATTGCTTCACTCAAGCGATACCTCGCGGATATGGAACCTGCTCAGTTCGCCCCTCTCTCCTCCGAAGCGGAGCCATTTTTAAGCACAGGCCGAGTGGCCATCATCGGGGCCGGACCGGCAGGATTGACCTGCGCCCGCGATCTGTTTCGCATGGGCCATATGTCCACCATTTTCGAATCCCTCCCGATGGCTGGCGGCATGTTAGCTGTTGGCATGCCGCGGTTCCGGCTGCCCCGTGAAGTTCGAGAGGCTGAAGTCAAAGGCATCACCGACCTGGGAATTGAAATCAGGACGTCCACGCCCATTGGAAAGAACCTCACAATAACCGATTTGCGCCATCAGGGATACGACGCCATCTTTCTGGCCATCGGATGCCACGTTGGACTGAAGGTGGGAATACCGGGTGAAGACCTGGAAGGCGTAGCCACCGGCGTGACTTTCCTCCGAGCATTGCGGCTGAAGTCGCCCGTCCGAATGGGCCACAAGCTGGTCGTCATCGGCGGGGGATACACCGGCATCGACGTGGCCCGCGCTGCCGTCCGCATGCACTGCTACAAAGTACATATCATCGAAAAATATACGCTGAACGAAGTCTCCGCTACTCCGGCCGAGGTGTTGGAGACAACCGAGGAAGGCGTTAAAATTCAATTCTTGACTTCTGCCCTCAGAATTATCGGTGAAAACGGCCGGGTGGTGGGCGTAGAATGCCAGCGCTTTAAAGTGGAGGGCATCGTTGAGAATGGGCGTCCCTGGCTGGTGCCGATTGAGGGATCAGAATTCATTATTGAGGCAGATACCGTTGTCGTCGCCATTGGACAATCGCCGGACCTCTCCTTTTTCAAGGATGTGGTGGATACGGATAGAGGCGTTATTAAAGTCGATCCGCTCACCCTGAGCACCAATGTGCCGGGGATATTTGCCGGTGGCGATGCAGCAACCGGGCCAAAATCAGTAGTCGATGCCGTGGCTGGTGGCCGTCGCGCCGCTGTATCTATCGATCGATACTTGCGCGGTGAGGATATAAGAGCCGGGAGAACCCTTGCCCGGCCGACACCCGTCGAGGTAAATTTGAGTCAGATGGATGTACCTCCCGGTAAGCGCCGCCGCATCCCCGTTTTACCCATTAGGAAACGGGTCAAAAACTTCGAAGAGGTGGAGACGGGATACACCACGTTTATGGCGATTAGAGAGGCAGAGCGATGCCTCAACTGCGGCGGATGCAGCGAGTGTATGGAATGCGTGAAAGCCTGCGAACTGGAGGCAATCGATCACAGGCTGCCAGCCCGGAAGATTCAGTTCGAGGCCGAGGCTGTCGTATACGCCACGAACGGAGATGGAGTAGTTCCGGACAAACCCTCTGAGCCAGGCATCTATACACTAGGAAATGCCTCGAAGGACGGGATTATCGCGGAGAGGCTCACACGCGCTTCTGCGATTGCGGGAAGAGTAGTTACCGATCTAGGCAATTATGGTTCAATTGTCAATGAAGCCCCTGGATCAATGCTTGCAGAGAGCCCTAGAACCGCCAGTCAGCTTTCCCTCCCCAGCGAGCCGAGAGTCGGCGTTTTTGCCTGCCGTTGCGGCGGCAGTATCAGCGAGAGTGTTGATATTCCCACACTGGTTGCCCACTTCTCGGGAAGAAGCGGAGTGACATATGCCCATCAGATCGGGTACGCCTGCAGCGATGAAGGCGCGCTTGAAATAAGGAATCACGCCAGACAGAATGATCTGACTCATGTGGTCGTAGCCGCTTGTCCCTGCTGTGCCCTCGATCAGATTTGTTTCAGTTGCTCGGATCGCCGGATGGAATGCAAGGAGAAATTGCTGGGACCAAGCTCTTCTGACGGGCTATGTTATGAGTTCGTCAACATTCGGGAGCACTGTGCGTGGGTTCATGACGACGAACCCGAAATAGCACTGGAGAAAGCGAAGGCTTTAATCCGGGCAGGGATTGCCCGAGCACAAGAGGGCCTACCCTCAGCCAATCTGGTGAAGGAAGTCAAGAGATCGGTCGTAATTATCGGCAGTGGTTTGGGTGGACTGCAAGCTGCCTCCGATCTCTCCCAACAAGGGTTCCAAACCACCCTGATACCCGGTGATTTCGCCAAAGACGCGATGATGACAGAAACTTCGGCTTCACTTCTAGCAGAGCTGAAGCGCAACAGCGGAAGGATTCTTGAAGACGGGCGAGCAGAGGATGTGCAGGGTTCGGTCGGAGATTTCCGCATACTGGTTGAGCGCCAGGGAAAACTGCTCAGCCTGAATGCCGGGGTTGTCGTCATTGACCTCAGTGCAAAGGGATCAATGCGGCTGCCGGAGATGCTTGAGAGCGCAGGAAATGGTAGCTGGAGCGAGTTAGATCAAGCGGCAAGCCGCATCCCCGGGATTTTCCTGTGCGGCACCGATCACGCCACTGCCAGCTTGCAAGGAGCGGCGGCAGCCAGCAAGGCTTCCGCCCTGCTACGCAAGGGACATATGCAAATGGTGCAGACCATTGCAACAGTCGATCCGCTTGTCTGCCGCGGCTGCGGAACCTGTGCGGCGATTTGCGAGTTCGGAGCGCCTTCGCTCAGCGAACAGTCTGATGGCATTTCTGTCTCGCAAATCGATGCGGCTCTATGCCGCGGCTGTGGAACCTGTGCAGCGCACTGCCCCTCCAATGCCATCACTCAGAACGGCTTCAGCGATCGTCAAATGGCTTGCGCGCTCGAAGCGATGCTCACCGGGTAAGTCAAAACCGCCGAGTTGCATGATCAGGCAAAACAGTTTGGAGCAGAATGGGCACCGCCACAATCCACAGCGGGATCGAAGCCCTGGATGAAGTCCTGCAGGGAATTCGTCTGGGCGATAACGACCTCTTCCGGCTTCGCCTGCAATTGACCCGCGATTCGGCTATTTCCCATGATGGGTTTCAAGAGGTAGAGCAGCGTTTCCTGGCCAGTCACTTCTCAGAGGCCATCCAGGAACAATTTCGTTCCATGCTTGACTACTATGGGCAAGCACCGATCATCGTGCGATCAAGCAGCTTGTTGGAAGACAGTTTCGGCAATGCGTTTGCAGGTAAATACCGCAGCATCTTCAGCGCCAACCAGGGGGACCCCGAGATCCGGCTGGCTTCGTTTATACACGCCGTCAAACTGGTTTATGCCAGCGCGCTCAATCCCAACGCTCTTTCCTATCGCCGAAAACGGGGCTTGAGCGAAAACGATGAGCAGATGGCCATACTCGTTCAGCGAGTTTCAGGCATGCCGTACCGAAACTATTTCTTTCCTGCCATGGCCGGGGTTGCGCTATCTCACAACCTCTTCGCCTGGAATGACGTCATAGATCCTCGCAAGGGCATCATCCGCCTGGTTTTCGGATTAGGCACCCGCGCTGTGGAGCGCGTGGGATCGGATTACCCCCGCATGGTGGCCATCAGCCATCCCCATCTGCGTCCGGAGGTGGGATCGAAGGTGGCCAAGTATTCTCAACATCAGGTCGATCTCCTTGACCTGCAGGCAAACCAGTTCGAGAGCCTCTCATTGAGTGACGTGCTGGATGATAAGACTTATCCCAATCTCCATCTTATGGTCTCCGTTATGCGCGATGGCTATCCTTATGGCCCTGTCACTATTCAGGTTGACGGCCAGCCGGACCACATGGTGCTCACCTTCAACAATCTGCTCCGCCGAACGGACTTAGTATCCTTCATGGGAGAGATGCTGACCAGACTGGAGGAGGCATACGGACAACCAGTGGAGGTGGAATTCACCGCCTCAGTAGACGCACAGGAGCACGTGCGAGTCAATCTGCTTCAATGCCGCCCCCTCTTTTCCCCAAGCTCGCTGGGAAGAATACAAATACCCACCCGCCTGGAACGCCGACAGATTCTGTTTCGATGCAATCGCATGATCTGTGGCGGGACCGTAAAGCAAATCGGCTACATCCTTTATATCGACCCCCAGAAGTACAATGCCATTTCTTCGATGGAAACAAAGAAGGCTCTGGGGCGACTGGTGGGACAAATCAATCGCCACGCCGCCATCAAAAGCAGCAAGATCATGATGATGGGGCCGGGCGGAGGGGGGAGCAGCAACATCAACCTGGGCATCAATGTCAGTTATGCCGATATCGATAACGCGGCGGTGCTGGTGGAAATGGCGCTGGAAGAAGCGGGCCACGTCCCTGAGGTTTCCTACGGAACACACTTCTTTCTGGACCTGGTGGAATCGCAAATCATCTATTTGCCCTTGTATCCTGACGACGCGGCAGCGGAGTTTCAGAGTGAATTCTTCCGAAAAGCACCCAACACCCTCAGCCAACTCTTGCCCGATGCTGCTGACTATGAATCAGTCCTCCATCTCATCGATGTGCCCCGGGCAACCGACGGAGTTTTTGCCCAGGTAATTGCCGACCCTCAACACCATCAAGCCGTGTGTTTCCTGGACAAAGTATGATGTCATTCCCGTGGAAACGGGAATCCAGTAGGTGCGGCGTGGGTAGGTAAAACAAAACCCGCAATTTTGCATCAAAGAATGAATCCCGACCAGAATAGGCATGACGGTCCAAAAAGGGTTCGTGCCGAGTCCTGTCAAAACATGAAGGATAAGATAGCCCTCCGCCATGCTCAGAGGCGAACGGACGGGGAGAAAATTCTACACGTCATGCCTTCCGAGTGTCACCCTGAGCCATCCTGAGCCATAGAGAAGGGTCTCAGGCTCTTCGTTCGCACTGTTCAGAAACCCCCTTGCCTGTAAAGGGAAACGCCTTAATCCGTTTCCCCGGTGAAAACCGGGGCCCAAGAGCGACTGGATTCCGGCCTTCGCCGGAAAGACAAATGGGGCGTGATGGACTTGTCGCGCAGAGTTTCTTGCCGGGCGCATCCCACCCGCGCCGAATCGGAAACTCAGAATGACAAAAAGATTGACTTCTGACACCTGAAAGGCGGGTGCCCATTCCCCAATGGCAAGGACCCTGATCTTCCGATCCCAACTCTTTTGAAACATCTTGACAAAACACGTGCGGTTGGATATCATAGGAGTCGCTCAGTAGGCAAACAGTTGCCTACTGCCTGCCAGAAGAGAGGCGGACATGTCACCGATCCAGACGCAAGAAATCAGGAACATCAGGCAGAACGATCAAGGGCTTCCTTTCGAGACCGAGATTGTGGTTCTTTATTGCGGACGTGCTCTGACCGAGGGGAATCACCTGCCCGAGGGAAGAAGCAGAAGCCACGGTTTTTCGGTCCGGTTCATCAAGCTGGCCTGCAGCAGCAAAATCGAGGTCGGCAATTTAATCAGCCTGA encodes the following:
- a CDS encoding PEP/pyruvate-binding domain-containing protein, producing the protein MGTATIHSGIEALDEVLQGIRLGDNDLFRLRLQLTRDSAISHDGFQEVEQRFLASHFSEAIQEQFRSMLDYYGQAPIIVRSSSLLEDSFGNAFAGKYRSIFSANQGDPEIRLASFIHAVKLVYASALNPNALSYRRKRGLSENDEQMAILVQRVSGMPYRNYFFPAMAGVALSHNLFAWNDVIDPRKGIIRLVFGLGTRAVERVGSDYPRMVAISHPHLRPEVGSKVAKYSQHQVDLLDLQANQFESLSLSDVLDDKTYPNLHLMVSVMRDGYPYGPVTIQVDGQPDHMVLTFNNLLRRTDLVSFMGEMLTRLEEAYGQPVEVEFTASVDAQEHVRVNLLQCRPLFSPSSLGRIQIPTRLERRQILFRCNRMICGGTVKQIGYILYIDPQKYNAISSMETKKALGRLVGQINRHAAIKSSKIMMMGPGGGGSSNINLGINVSYADIDNAAVLVEMALEEAGHVPEVSYGTHFFLDLVESQIIYLPLYPDDAAAEFQSEFFRKAPNTLSQLLPDAADYESVLHLIDVPRATDGVFAQVIADPQHHQAVCFLDKV
- a CDS encoding RNA polymerase sigma factor, giving the protein MDNDIIQAEIALVHHAKMGDREAFGQLMENHAPRAYRLAFTILQNQSDAEDVVQEAFITAYKSISKLEKEGSFVSWLSRIVTTRAYDLLRKKHRNNKTIEESTSQFKMELSQGITNRRETSHDFDLDLREAIKRLPETHRVVVMLRYSEDATTDEIAVTLNRPAGTIRRILSESYGLLRLYLQRDDNP
- a CDS encoding phage holin family protein codes for the protein MAHEHRPPGPVWSIIIRLAVNADALCTAAWLIPGIHLDGWKAIVIAALIFGLINTFIKPLISIVTCLFQVLTLGLFTFVINAGMLYLTSWLTQQLDLTFTIDNFWSALVGAVIVSVVSFILTKILP
- a CDS encoding MOSC domain-containing protein — encoded protein: MARIIAVCRSNTKGVPKEPISQGVIELGGLQGDAHADCSTHRQVSLLAIESIEKMRKLGMDLKPGDFAENLTTEGINLAALAPGTRITVGKEVVLEITQIGKECHSGCAIMKQIGKCIMPKEGVFARVITEGIVKAGDAIESV
- a CDS encoding zf-HC2 domain-containing protein; translated protein: MKCDRAKEGFQNYIEGVLTGRDLLALEDHLRSCPDCRQELDSLTQLDARLRQEVPSYWQSIEPSEGFMARLKQIEIEPKPAPAFKPFEGLSALWGKHRTALAAGLAVCMVIVLALSVPQFLSSGDDDESEIVSKNLTQGESATSTNDRMLTDTGALGGDAGAPGPDGTSALVTLSPSVSASGSGFTIPSTTLPPEASPAINYTAEQALALEIALADPNVQQALRNRGGEDIQMFSVIDFDCTGTTVVLESEKADPQEPPLYILACVNLDDGKVIDFVLAPNELPATIPEPPTTPTPSPLFPEPSQ
- the fdhD gene encoding formate dehydrogenase accessory sulfurtransferase FdhD — translated: MAEGTEKVSILRITDTERVETDDVVATEFPLTIILNGQELVTMLCSPDKMKYLAIGFLASEGLINTRADIKKVLADERQGIVRVETESATPIDTGAIFKRFITSGCGKGTTFYSVADANKQSKVESKTMISADQVFALMRGFRQRSELFRDTGGVHSAALSDGETILVFSDDVGRHNAVDKIFGECLWEEIPTRDRIILTSGRISSEVLFKTARAAIPIIISKSAPTNIAIRTASNLGITLIGFVRGKRMNIYANSWRISNGQTPQSADNDDAENQTALKY
- a CDS encoding FAD-dependent oxidoreductase, which produces MTTRVVVIGGNIEGVQAALDVANCRIEVSLIEQSPSLQQLHDEEESVLLRPKLLEAARHPNIRIFTGVDIEQTEGEKGSFRIKASQSPRYVKAEDCTSCGRCQLACPVNLSSPHERDIHKAIHRPDSGLKSVPSTCLVDKNGVPPCTAACPAGVNVQGYVALISKGKHKEALALIREAVPFPHILGRICTHPCETACTRGKIDQPIGIASLKRYLADMEPAQFAPLSSEAEPFLSTGRVAIIGAGPAGLTCARDLFRMGHMSTIFESLPMAGGMLAVGMPRFRLPREVREAEVKGITDLGIEIRTSTPIGKNLTITDLRHQGYDAIFLAIGCHVGLKVGIPGEDLEGVATGVTFLRALRLKSPVRMGHKLVVIGGGYTGIDVARAAVRMHCYKVHIIEKYTLNEVSATPAEVLETTEEGVKIQFLTSALRIIGENGRVVGVECQRFKVEGIVENGRPWLVPIEGSEFIIEADTVVVAIGQSPDLSFFKDVVDTDRGVIKVDPLTLSTNVPGIFAGGDAATGPKSVVDAVAGGRRAAVSIDRYLRGEDIRAGRTLARPTPVEVNLSQMDVPPGKRRRIPVLPIRKRVKNFEEVETGYTTFMAIREAERCLNCGGCSECMECVKACELEAIDHRLPARKIQFEAEAVVYATNGDGVVPDKPSEPGIYTLGNASKDGIIAERLTRASAIAGRVVTDLGNYGSIVNEAPGSMLAESPRTASQLSLPSEPRVGVFACRCGGSISESVDIPTLVAHFSGRSGVTYAHQIGYACSDEGALEIRNHARQNDLTHVVVAACPCCALDQICFSCSDRRMECKEKLLGPSSSDGLCYEFVNIREHCAWVHDDEPEIALEKAKALIRAGIARAQEGLPSANLVKEVKRSVVIIGSGLGGLQAASDLSQQGFQTTLIPGDFAKDAMMTETSASLLAELKRNSGRILEDGRAEDVQGSVGDFRILVERQGKLLSLNAGVVVIDLSAKGSMRLPEMLESAGNGSWSELDQAASRIPGIFLCGTDHATASLQGAAAASKASALLRKGHMQMVQTIATVDPLVCRGCGTCAAICEFGAPSLSEQSDGISVSQIDAALCRGCGTCAAHCPSNAITQNGFSDRQMACALEAMLTG
- a CDS encoding response regulator, translated to MKLQTTNKTRGAKMESSVMIIGDEEIASSNLASLLEEAGIKVAAACNWTSCLENLREISPSVVIVEEESGSEGWEIASQIRRESDIPIVILGTINSELAWVKAAAHGIDCYLARPFGPTELVARLKSLIRRHESIQQKPQHVGSYEVAS